The nucleotide sequence AAACCGGGCAAGTAATTGGCAATGTATTGAATCAAACCCAAGGCGCAATACAGCAAACCGAACAAGTGCAAACGCGAGAGCTTTCTGCAAAGGAAAAAGAATTAGGTGATTTTTCGGAAGCTAATTTTTATTATAACAATGAAACATGGCGTCAGATTTTTCAAGAAAATGGACAAACTTACCAAAGCCCTGGAATGGTTTTGTTTGATGACGGTGTGAATACTGCATGTGGTTCGGCTACATCAGCTTCAGGCCCTTTTTACTGTCCTGCCGATCAAAAAGTGTATATGGATTTACGTTTTTTTGAAGAATTAAGAAGTCGTTTTGGTGCCAAAGGAGGCGATTTTGCTATTGCTTATGTCATTGCACACGAAGTGGGGCACCACATACAAACCATTGTGGGAACCAGCCAAAAAGTGCGCCAAGCTCAGCAAGGAAAAAGCAAAGCTGCAGCCAATAAATTTTCGGTAGCACAAGAATTACAAGCTGATTTTTACGCCGGAATTTGGGCAAGCCGCAATAAAGACAAGCTAGAAGCAGGCGACATTGAAGAAGCAATCAGCGCCGCACAAGCAGTAGGCGATGATGCCATTCAAAGTAAAATGCAGGGTCATGTGCAGCCGGAAACGTTTACACATGGAACATCAGCCGAACGAAAAGCTTGGTTTATGAAAGGATATACCACAGGAGATATCAGCCAAGGCGATATTCAAATCATATATAATAGTATTCGCTATTAAAACAGTAAACAATTCAAAAAATGCTTCGTACTTTTGCGAAGCATTTTTTTTATTATGAACTACGAAATTGAACAATTAAAACTATCCGAACAAATCATTGCGGTTGCGAAAAAAGTAGCTGTAACCTCCGGACTTTATATATTGCTTACCTTTATCATTCTATTTTTTGTATATTTTATTGGAATATTATTTTTGTTCGATTTTCCGCAAGACATCTCTAAATTAGAAAACACTGCATTTGTAGAAGAAATACTTGCCAGTAAATCTATAGAACTGCTGCTTTTAAACGGAATTGTGGGCATCATTGCACATTACCTTTTAAGCGGCGTTTACGGAATGATTCATCAATCAGCAACCCAGCCTTATGTGGGCTTGGGAACCGCTTACCAATCTGTTTTCAGCACCAGCGGTTTAAAAGCACTAAACGTTATTATAGCAGTGCAAGTAAGCACCACTGTCCTTTCCTATTTCTTAGAACAAGCAGGTTTTGGCTTGGTAGCACTTGGAATAACTGTTTTGCTGCAGCTGTTAACTTATTTTTCGGTAGTTGCTATTTATGTGCACGGTTTGGGCGTTGGTAAAAGTATTTCTTTAAGCATTGCTATCATCAATCAAAAACCCGGATTTTTGTTTTTATTTATTATGATTACATATTTTTTATCATTAATAGGTATTCTTTTTTTTGGAATAGGAATTATTTTAACCCTACCATTAAATTATATTGTGGCGTATTGTTTGTACCAACATATTAGCGAGCAACTTACTGATTAGTCCATAAATCACGGTCTAAACTGCGGTATTGAATGGCTTCGGCAATATGCGCCGGCAGAATTTTATCGCTCCTTTCTAAATCGGCTATGGTTCGCGCCACTTTCAAAATTCGGTCGTATGCACGGGCTGATAAATTAAGTTTATCCATAGCAGTTTGCAGCAATTGCAATGAAGTGGCATCTAAATCGCAAAAAACAGCTATTAACTTTGTGGGCATTTGGGCATTATAATGAATACCCGCATATTCTTTAAAACGTTCCGATTGTATGCTTCGGGCTTGCACCACCCTATCTCGTATCGACGCACTTTTCTCTGCGCTTGATTTTTCAGATAATTTTTCAAAAGGAACAGGGTTTACTTCGATATGAAGATCAATTCGATCCAATAAAGGTCCTGAAATTTTGTTTAAATACCGATTCATTTCCTGTGCCGATGAAGAACTTAACCCTTTATCATTCATAAAATATCCGCTGGGGCTTGGGTTCATACTTGCTACCAACATAAAAGAAGATGGATAGGAAACGGTAAACTTTGCCCGCGAAATGGTTACTTCGCGATCTTCTAACGGTTGCCGCATAACCTCTAACACTTCGCGTTTAAATTCGGGCAATTCATCTAAAAACAATACGCCGTTGTGTGCCAATGAAATTTCGCCAGGTTGCGGATAACTGCCACCACCCACCAGCGATACGCTCGATGCCGTATGGTGCGGTGCCCTAAAAGGTCGCTTTTTTATCAAACCAACGTTTTGTGCCTTGCCCACCACACTATGAATTTTTGTGGTTTCTAAAGCTTCGTCCATCGTCATAGGTGGTAAAATGCTTGGAAGTCGCTTAGCCAACATGGTTTTACCAGATCCAGGCGGACCAATCAGCAAAATATTATGACCACCAGCAGCAGCAATTTCTAGTGCACGCTTAATGTTTTCCTGCCCTTTTACTTCGGCAAAATCAAGCAACGAAAAATCGTTGGCAACATCAAACAAATCTTCTTGTTCAATCTGGGTAATCTCCAAAGGCGTTTTATCTTCAAAATGATCGATTAAATCAGAAATATTAGGCACTGCATACACATTGATTCCTTCAACGATAGCTGCTTCTTGAATGTTTTCTTTTGGAAGAAAAATCTCTGTATAACCATCGGCCTTTGCTTGAATGGTTATTGGCAACGCACCTTTGATGGGCTGAACAGAACCGTCTAACGATAATTCACCCATAATCATTACATTGCTAAAATCGGTCTTCTTTAATTGACCTGAAGCGGCTAAAATTCCGATCGCTAAAGGCAAATCATATGCCGAGCCTTCTTTGCGCAAATCGGCAGGCGCCATATTTATAGTGATTTTTTTTCCGGGTAAATTGTATCCAATATTTGCCAAAGCAGCAGCAATTCGGTAGCTTGATTCTTTCACCGCATTATCGGGCAACCCCACTAAATGATAGCCAATGCCTTTGTCTATATTTACTTCAATGGTTATTGTGGTAGCGTTTATACCAAAAACAGCGCTTCCAAAAACTTTTACCAACATATACAATTTGTTATTTTCTAAATTCTAATATAGTACTTTTAATTTAAAAAAGAGTTATTGTTTTAGATATAATTCTTGTATGAAATATTCAAAAAGCTTTTTAGTTGTATTTTTGTTTGACAAACAAAGCAAAACATGAAAAAAATTATTTTGGTGGGATATATGGGAAGTGGTAAAACAACCGTAGGGAAAAAATTGGGCATTGACCTTGCTATTCCTTTTATTGATTTAGACCATTTTATTGAAAACAAAGAGCAATTAACCATTAACGAAATATTTAAACAAAAAGGAGAGGTTTATTTTAGAAAAGTGGAACATTTTTGGTTTAATGAACTTTTAAATACCGATGAACAATTCGTTTTAAGCTTGGGCGGTGGCACTCCTTGCTATGCGAATAACCATTTAAAACTACAAGATAATAGGGTGCAATCGTTCTATTTAAAGGCGAGTGTTTCTACTTTAGTTGAAAGGTTAAAAAACAGCAATCGCCCTCTTTTGCAAAATATTGATGACTTGCCCACATACATTGCACAGCATTTATTTGAGCGAAATTATTTTTATAATTTTTCAAAACATATTTTGCCTATCAACAACAAAGATATTACAGCGATTTGCCATGAAATTTTATCAATCATTAAAAAAAATGATTAATTGTTTATTATTTTGGCTATATTTATTGTTTAAAACAATACTTTATGAAATACACTTTTACGCTTTTAGTATTATTCATAGGTTTTAATTTTAGTTTTAGCCAAAGTATAAATCCGTCGCATATTATAAATTTATGCTCTGGTCAAACTGTTCAAGGAACCAGCCCCACAACCAATGCATATAACAATTTATACACTTCGTGTAGTACATTCTTACCACTATCCACTGCTATAACGCTTTACTATGTAGAGATTGAATCAGGTTCTACCTTTACATTTACCATCACCCCAAACGCAAATGTTGATTTTGATTTTGCTTCTTGGCTAAACCCTAATTTATCGAATTTGGGTATTAGTGACCGTGGATCGCAAAATACCATTATTGGGGTAAATACAGTAGATATTGGTTTATCTTTACTGGAACCCACTCAATTGTGCGAAACTCCGGGAGCTGCTCCACCAAATACTGGCGTAATTCCGGGAATGGTTCGTTGGTATGATGTGGTGCCTGGCGATGGAATATTAATCGCCGTGGATCATTGGGAAAGTTCTGTTGTTAGTTACGATTTATCGTTTGGAGGAGATGCTGTTTTAAACTGTAGTGTGATTGGTAAAACTTACGAAGTATGCGATTGGGACAGGGATGGAAAAGAAACGTTCGATTTGAATACCATAAAAGATGAAATCAACAACATAAACAAAACATTTACTATCGATTTCTTTGAATTTGAGGCTGATGCAAATACCCTCTTTGCCACAAACACGCTTCAATCGCCGTATGACGTTTCATCAACTGAAAGTCCTAAAACGATCTATGCCCGATTCAAAAGAGCAAACGGATTATTGGCGCGCGTTACCGAAATAACGTTTATTGTGAACGATGTGGCAAAGCTGCCTGAATATGCATTAGAATTAGAAGTTTGTGATTTCGATCAAACAAAAGATGAATATTTCAACCTCACCGATATTGAACCACAAATTAACAGGTTAAACAATTCTTCTATAACTTATAAATACTATAAAAATGAACAAGATGCTTTAGAAGATAACACTAATTACATCTCTAATCCTCAAAATTATCTAACAAGAAGCAAAACAATTTACATTCAAATAACCGCCAATGGGAAATGTCCTTTTGTTGTACCCTTGCAATTAAAAGTGGATACATTAGGCTTTCCTCCTAAAAACATAGACTATTCTGAATTTTGTGCTGATGAAGCGTCAGACGGATTGGTGTATAATTTAGAAGAAAGTATTGATTATTTTATTGATGGTCAAACAAAATCAGATTTTGAATTTAGCTTTTATAATTCACAAAATAATGCCATTTCTAAAACAAATCCCATACAACAACCAACTAGCTACAAAGTGCCTTTTGGTGTGCAAGAAACCATTTATGTAAGGATTGAAAACGAGAAGCAATGTTTTATTTTATCAGAATTACGTCTTGATTCGAAGGAAAGAATTATCCGAAACGACCAATACAATGTGGGCTGCGAACCTTTTTTATTGCCACCTCTACCTGCAGGTTACAATTATTATACGGAGCCCAACGGTAAAGGAAAGCTGATAAAAACCTATACTGCTGATGCTGTAATTTATGGCAAAAGAACGATCTATATCTATGGAAACAGTTTGTTTATTGACCCCGACTATCCAGAGTTTAACAAATGTACTTACGAAACACAATTCACTGTTTATAACAATGATTGTTTAATTCCGAAAGGAATTTCACCCAACGGCGATGGTTTAAACGATTCTTGGGATTTAACACCTTTCGGAGTAACAAAGCTAAGTGTTTACAACCGAATGGGTGCTTTAGTTTACAGCTATGGAATGGGATACACCAATCAATGGCACGGACAATCAAACGGCGGAGCTATTTTGCCCTCTGGTACTTATTTCTATAGCATAGAATCTATAAACGGACCAAAGACAGGCTGGGTTCAAATCATGATGGAAGTACAATAACAAAAGTGCAATCTTTTCAGATTGCGCTTTTTAGCTTAAATAAGCATATTCTTCTTGATCGTTAAAAACCACTTGTATGTGTTCTAAACTAGAGGTGGACAATGAAATGCCTTTAAAATCAGCTTTAACCGGAAACTTCTTGTGATTGCGGTCTATCAACACAGCTGTTTTAAACTTCTTTAAAGGTACTTCTAAAAAATACTTTACGCCATAAATCAATGTGGCTCCAGAGTTCATGACATCATCAACCAAAACCAAAGCTTTGTTTTCGTAATCGTTTTGCAATAAATCGGTTTTAATAGCTTCTAAGGGATTTTGCTTGTTTACTTCAACCTTTCCTAAAACTATTTTTATGTTTGAAATTTTTTGAACCTCATCGCTTATTTTCTTTGCAAAAACATAACCGCTGTTTGCTATTCCGGCAATTACTATCTCGGTTTCATCTACAAATGTTTCATAGATTTGGTAAGCAATTCGCTTGGTTATTTGCTGAATTTGTTGCTGGGTTAATATAATGTTTTGTGCCATGTTATTTCTTTAAAATAATGAATAGTTCGCTGTTTTGTCTTGGTTTTATTGAATTGTAGCACGGTTGTAATGTTTCAATTGAAAAATAGTTTGAAAACAATTCTTGATATGCTGCTGCACTTCCTCCAAAAGGTGGTCCTTTTTCTGTGAGCGGAAACGAAAACAAAACACCTGCCAATTTACCGTTTGTCTTTAATAATTGACTCATTTTTTCTGCGTACAAAGGTCTTAATTCTGGTGATAATGCACAAAAAAATGTTTGCTCTATAATTAAATCGTATGTTTCGGTATGGTTAAAAAAATCATCTACAATTAATTGGTTGCTGGGAAAAT is from Paenimyroides aestuarii and encodes:
- a CDS encoding TPMT family class I SAM-dependent methyltransferase, which encodes MKLNKEYWTSRYAENNIPWDAGEITTPIKEYVDQLTNKNLKILIPGVGSGHELAYLYNKGFKNVVGLDISAEPFAAFAAKNPDFPSNQLIVDDFFNHTETYDLIIEQTFFCALSPELRPLYAEKMSQLLKTNGKLAGVLFSFPLTEKGPPFGGSAAAYQELFSNYFSIETLQPCYNSIKPRQNSELFIILKK
- a CDS encoding shikimate kinase, encoding MKKIILVGYMGSGKTTVGKKLGIDLAIPFIDLDHFIENKEQLTINEIFKQKGEVYFRKVEHFWFNELLNTDEQFVLSLGGGTPCYANNHLKLQDNRVQSFYLKASVSTLVERLKNSNRPLLQNIDDLPTYIAQHLFERNYFYNFSKHILPINNKDITAICHEILSIIKKND
- a CDS encoding phosphoribosyltransferase family protein, with translation MAQNIILTQQQIQQITKRIAYQIYETFVDETEIVIAGIANSGYVFAKKISDEVQKISNIKIVLGKVEVNKQNPLEAIKTDLLQNDYENKALVLVDDVMNSGATLIYGVKYFLEVPLKKFKTAVLIDRNHKKFPVKADFKGISLSTSSLEHIQVVFNDQEEYAYLS
- a CDS encoding gliding motility-associated C-terminal domain-containing protein — protein: MKYTFTLLVLFIGFNFSFSQSINPSHIINLCSGQTVQGTSPTTNAYNNLYTSCSTFLPLSTAITLYYVEIESGSTFTFTITPNANVDFDFASWLNPNLSNLGISDRGSQNTIIGVNTVDIGLSLLEPTQLCETPGAAPPNTGVIPGMVRWYDVVPGDGILIAVDHWESSVVSYDLSFGGDAVLNCSVIGKTYEVCDWDRDGKETFDLNTIKDEINNINKTFTIDFFEFEADANTLFATNTLQSPYDVSSTESPKTIYARFKRANGLLARVTEITFIVNDVAKLPEYALELEVCDFDQTKDEYFNLTDIEPQINRLNNSSITYKYYKNEQDALEDNTNYISNPQNYLTRSKTIYIQITANGKCPFVVPLQLKVDTLGFPPKNIDYSEFCADEASDGLVYNLEESIDYFIDGQTKSDFEFSFYNSQNNAISKTNPIQQPTSYKVPFGVQETIYVRIENEKQCFILSELRLDSKERIIRNDQYNVGCEPFLLPPLPAGYNYYTEPNGKGKLIKTYTADAVIYGKRTIYIYGNSLFIDPDYPEFNKCTYETQFTVYNNDCLIPKGISPNGDGLNDSWDLTPFGVTKLSVYNRMGALVYSYGMGYTNQWHGQSNGGAILPSGTYFYSIESINGPKTGWVQIMMEVQ
- a CDS encoding YifB family Mg chelatase-like AAA ATPase — protein: MLVKVFGSAVFGINATTITIEVNIDKGIGYHLVGLPDNAVKESSYRIAAALANIGYNLPGKKITINMAPADLRKEGSAYDLPLAIGILAASGQLKKTDFSNVMIMGELSLDGSVQPIKGALPITIQAKADGYTEIFLPKENIQEAAIVEGINVYAVPNISDLIDHFEDKTPLEITQIEQEDLFDVANDFSLLDFAEVKGQENIKRALEIAAAGGHNILLIGPPGSGKTMLAKRLPSILPPMTMDEALETTKIHSVVGKAQNVGLIKKRPFRAPHHTASSVSLVGGGSYPQPGEISLAHNGVLFLDELPEFKREVLEVMRQPLEDREVTISRAKFTVSYPSSFMLVASMNPSPSGYFMNDKGLSSSSAQEMNRYLNKISGPLLDRIDLHIEVNPVPFEKLSEKSSAEKSASIRDRVVQARSIQSERFKEYAGIHYNAQMPTKLIAVFCDLDATSLQLLQTAMDKLNLSARAYDRILKVARTIADLERSDKILPAHIAEAIQYRSLDRDLWTNQ
- the ypfJ gene encoding KPN_02809 family neutral zinc metallopeptidase, which translates into the protein MKWERKKAEGFEDRRGMSGGGKAVVGGGIIGIVALLLTMFGGETGQVIGNVLNQTQGAIQQTEQVQTRELSAKEKELGDFSEANFYYNNETWRQIFQENGQTYQSPGMVLFDDGVNTACGSATSASGPFYCPADQKVYMDLRFFEELRSRFGAKGGDFAIAYVIAHEVGHHIQTIVGTSQKVRQAQQGKSKAAANKFSVAQELQADFYAGIWASRNKDKLEAGDIEEAISAAQAVGDDAIQSKMQGHVQPETFTHGTSAERKAWFMKGYTTGDISQGDIQIIYNSIRY